In Meleagris gallopavo isolate NT-WF06-2002-E0010 breed Aviagen turkey brand Nicholas breeding stock chromosome 2, Turkey_5.1, whole genome shotgun sequence, the following are encoded in one genomic region:
- the LOC104909562 gene encoding TFIIA-alpha and beta-like factor produces MQKESLFNLTKQFFTLLFVGQLYQVNMPVMVAHGQGDASILQHPLQQMFQPIGQPSVLKTNVASVAPVRTSSLQATAETLQTQKTEVQQTVIFQPSALQNKHPENSTNTALFQQPAVSQQEIATNAVLNQCAELTEKSQYGNLHTAVFTSGSSQVFSPAESLANDPGSVLLPDVEGQLDMKPQETVQQQVSDDIIELIIKGKSLDDNAALKDQDREAPRDKMEPTEQVESDLQSERGICSDAEGVIQLDGTCDGSPKKEVLHTKDTEENEFIDIIESEDLKILEGEEDEEADSISNSESSSSCDNEEPQTDIVEEDPLNSDDDVSDLDIADLFDTNNVIVCQYEKVWYVVLSLSLTCFKCLQIWPAFGAF; encoded by the exons atgcagaaggaaagtttg TTCAACCTTACAAAGCAGTTCTTCACCCTTCTCTTTGTAGGGCAGCTTTATCAAGTAAATATGCCTGTTATGGTTGCACATGGCCAAGGAGATGCAAGTATTCTGCAACATCCTCTTCAGCAGATGTTTCAGCCCATTGGCCAACcttcagttctgaaaacaaatgttgctAGTGTTGCTCCAGTGAGAACATCTTCTCTCCAGGCAACTGCTGAAACGTTGCAAACCCAGAAGACTGAAGTCCAACAAACTGTGATATTTCAACCGAGTGCCTTACAGAATAAACACCCAGAGAACTCCACCAATACTGCGCTGtttcagcagcctgcagtgagTCAGCAGGAAATTGCGACTAATGCAGTGTTGAATCAGTGTGCAGAGTTAACAGAAAAATCCCAATACGGCAATCTTCATACAGCTGTGTTTACTTCAGGATCCTCTCAAgtgttttctcctgctgaatCCTTGGCAAATGACCCAGgcagtgtgctgctgccagATGTGGAGGGGCAGTTAGACATGAAACCTCAGGAAACAGTGCAACAGCAGGTGTCTGATGATATCATTGAGCTGATTATAAAAGGCAAAAGTTTAGATGATAACGCTGCTCTGAAAGACCAGGACAGAGAGGCTCCCAGAGACAAG atGGAACCTACTGAGCAAGTGGAATCTGATTTACAATCAGAGAGGGGTATCTGCAGTGACGCTGAAGGCGTAATTCAGCTAGATGGAACTTGTGATGGTTCTCCCAAGAAAGAAGTACTACATACAAAAGATACAGAAGAGAATGAGTTCATTGACATTATTGAATCAGAGGATTTGAAGATTCTAGAGGgtgaagaagatgaagaagctGACAGTATTTCAAACTCTGAGTCTAGCAGCAGCTGTGACAATGAAGAGCCCCAAACAGACATTGTTGAGGAG GACCCACTAAATTCTGATGATGATGTCAGTGACCTGGACATTGCAGACTTGTTTGACACCAACAACGTGATAGTTTGTCAGTATGAGAAGGTATGGTATGTAGTTTTGTCTTTGTCCCTTACTTGCTTTAAATGTCTTCAGATCTGGCCTGCTTTTGGtgccttttaa
- the LOC100543967 gene encoding TFIIA-alpha and beta-like factor, translating to MAHGNPVPKLYKSVIDDVIESIQDLFAEEGVDKQVLRNLKELWETKVMQSKATEGLFKHSHRSSHLTLQVPHNFHHVLQAPTASLVIPAGGGFQHFMAADLGAPQKGATLTLPSSVAYPIHVPAGLTLQTASGKIKEEM from the exons ATGGCTCACGGCAACCCCGTG CCTAAACTCTACAAGTCCGTTATTGACGATGTGATTGAAAGTATTCAGGATCTTTTTGCAGAAGAGGGAGTAGATAAACAGGTTTTGAGAAACCTGAAGGAG CTCTGGGAAACCAAGGTTATGCAGTCTAAAGCAACAGAAGGCCTCTTCAAACACAGCCACCGTTCTTCACACTTAACTCTACAGGTTCCACACAATTTTCATCATGTTTTGCAGGCTCCAACAG CTTCTTTAGTTATCCCAGCTGGAGGAGGCTTTCAGCATTTCATGGCAGCAGACCTG GGTGCTCCACAAAAAGGTGCAACTCTTACTCTCCCTTCCAGTGTTGCTTATCCCATACATGTACCAGCTGGACTGACTCTGCAGACAGCATCTGGTAAGATTAAAGAGGAGATGTAA